One Dysosmobacter welbionis DNA segment encodes these proteins:
- a CDS encoding alpha-hydroxy-acid oxidizing protein: MTYQEVLEQARGAMGPYCKACPVCNGLACRNTVPGPGAKGIGTGFIRNYQKWQELCVNMDTICENKPVDTSFTLFGRTVDLPVFAAPVGAMTLHYGDKYNDLAYNDILVAACAEAGIAAFTGDGTDPAVMEGAAAAIAKNGGCGVPTVKPWNLETIRQKMDLVKAADPFAIAMDIDAAGLPFLKNMTPPAGSKTVEELREIVAMAEKPFIVKGIMTVAGAKKALEAGAKGIVVSNHGGRVLDQCPSTAEVLPAIVDAVGGRMTILVDGGIRTGMDVFKALALGADAVLIGRPFVTMVYGAGAEGVKTYVEKLKAELADTMAMCGAHSLADISRSMLYGF, from the coding sequence ATGACATATCAGGAAGTTCTGGAACAAGCGCGGGGCGCTATGGGCCCCTACTGCAAGGCCTGTCCCGTGTGCAACGGCTTGGCCTGCAGGAACACCGTCCCCGGCCCCGGCGCCAAGGGCATCGGGACCGGCTTCATCCGTAACTATCAGAAGTGGCAGGAGCTGTGCGTCAACATGGACACCATCTGCGAGAACAAGCCGGTGGACACCTCCTTCACCTTGTTCGGCCGCACGGTGGACCTGCCGGTCTTCGCTGCCCCGGTGGGCGCCATGACGCTCCACTACGGGGACAAGTACAACGATCTGGCCTATAACGACATCCTGGTGGCCGCCTGTGCTGAAGCGGGCATCGCCGCCTTCACCGGCGACGGCACGGACCCTGCGGTCATGGAGGGCGCTGCGGCGGCCATCGCCAAGAACGGCGGCTGCGGCGTGCCCACCGTCAAGCCCTGGAACCTGGAGACCATCCGGCAGAAGATGGACCTGGTGAAGGCCGCAGATCCCTTTGCCATCGCCATGGACATCGACGCGGCGGGCCTGCCCTTCCTGAAGAACATGACGCCCCCCGCCGGCAGCAAGACTGTGGAGGAGCTGCGCGAGATCGTTGCCATGGCGGAGAAGCCCTTCATCGTCAAGGGCATCATGACCGTGGCCGGGGCCAAGAAAGCTCTGGAGGCCGGGGCCAAGGGCATCGTGGTGTCCAACCACGGCGGCCGGGTGCTGGATCAGTGCCCCTCTACCGCAGAGGTGCTGCCCGCCATCGTGGACGCTGTGGGCGGCCGGATGACCATTCTGGTGGACGGCGGCATCCGCACCGGCATGGACGTGTTCAAGGCCCTGGCCCTGGGCGCGGACGCGGTGCTGATCGGCCGGCCCTTCGTCACCATGGTGTACGGTGCCGGTGCCGAGGGCGTCAAGACCTATGTGGAAAAGCTGAAGGCCGAGCTGGCCGACACCATGGCTATGTGCGGCGCCCACTCCCTGGCGGACATCAGCCGCTCCATGCTGTACGGGTTCTGA
- a CDS encoding ABC transporter ATP-binding protein yields the protein MQILRGRTVLRDLTFTAGPGITAVMAPSGTGKTTLLRILLGLERPDSGTVEGLAGKRLTAVFQEDRLLEHLSAEGNLRFVLGRVYDPAAARALLDRLGLPDTGAQPVREFSGGMKRRLALARALLAPFDALALDEPFTGLDRENRDLALACIRETAGDRPVLLVTHDAADAAGSPVVTL from the coding sequence GTGCAAATCCTTCGGGGCCGGACGGTGCTGCGGGACTTGACCTTTACTGCGGGACCCGGCATTACGGCCGTCATGGCGCCCTCCGGGACCGGCAAGACCACCCTGCTGCGCATCCTGCTGGGGCTGGAGCGGCCGGACAGCGGCACGGTGGAGGGGCTTGCGGGAAAGCGGCTCACCGCCGTGTTCCAGGAGGACCGGCTGCTGGAGCACCTCTCCGCTGAGGGCAATCTCCGGTTTGTGCTGGGCCGGGTTTATGACCCCGCCGCGGCCCGGGCCCTGCTGGACCGGCTGGGCCTGCCGGACACGGGCGCGCAGCCGGTGCGGGAGTTCTCCGGCGGCATGAAGCGGCGGCTGGCCCTGGCACGGGCGCTGCTGGCGCCCTTTGACGCGCTGGCGCTGGACGAGCCCTTCACCGGCCTGGACCGGGAGAACCGGGACCTGGCCCTGGCCTGCATCCGGGAGACGGCGGGGGATCGGCCGGTACTGCTGGTGACCCACGATGCCGCCGACGCGGCGGGATCGCCGGTCGTCACGCTGTAA
- a CDS encoding GNAT family N-acetyltransferase has protein sequence MKIREVEERTPRLVEQLVDVWEASVRATHLFLSANEIAEIKRYVPQALMGVAHLVVAERDDGAPAAFMGVQDGKLEMLFLAPEERGKGLGRQLLEHGIQRYAVESLAVNEQNPQARDFYEHMGFQVFERSELDEQGNPYPILYMRRETAAP, from the coding sequence ATGAAGATTCGGGAAGTAGAGGAGAGAACGCCCCGGCTGGTGGAACAGCTGGTGGACGTGTGGGAGGCGTCCGTGCGGGCCACGCATCTGTTCCTCTCCGCGAACGAGATCGCGGAGATCAAGCGGTATGTCCCCCAGGCTTTGATGGGAGTGGCGCATCTGGTGGTAGCGGAACGGGACGACGGCGCGCCCGCCGCCTTTATGGGAGTCCAGGACGGAAAGCTGGAAATGCTGTTCCTGGCGCCGGAAGAGCGGGGGAAGGGGCTGGGAAGGCAGCTCCTGGAGCATGGAATCCAGCGGTATGCGGTCGAATCCCTGGCGGTCAACGAGCAGAACCCCCAGGCCCGGGACTTTTATGAGCACATGGGGTTCCAGGTCTTTGAGCGGTCGGAGCTGGACGAACAGGGAAATCCCTATCCGATTCTCTACATGCGGCGGGAGACAGCCGCCCCTTGA
- a CDS encoding RidA family protein produces the protein MKTVISTPNAPGAIGPYSQGYAFGDLVITSGQIPVDPATGAIPEGIAAQAEQSCKNVGAILEAAGVTLESVVKTTCFLADMGDFAAFNEVYAKYFTSKPARSCVAVRELPKGVLCEIEAIAVK, from the coding sequence ATGAAAACCGTGATTTCCACCCCCAACGCTCCGGGCGCCATCGGCCCTTACTCCCAGGGCTACGCCTTCGGCGACCTGGTCATCACCTCCGGCCAGATTCCCGTGGACCCCGCCACCGGCGCTATCCCCGAGGGCATCGCCGCACAGGCGGAGCAGAGCTGCAAGAACGTGGGCGCCATTCTGGAGGCCGCCGGCGTCACTCTAGAGAGCGTGGTGAAGACCACCTGTTTCCTGGCGGACATGGGCGACTTCGCCGCCTTCAACGAGGTGTACGCCAAGTATTTCACCTCCAAGCCCGCCCGCAGCTGCGTGGCCGTGCGAGAGCTGCCCAAGGGCGTGCTCTGCGAGATCGAGGCCATCGCCGTCAAGTAA
- a CDS encoding ABC transporter substrate-binding protein — MKQWMKKSLAACLALVMCLTLAACGGKEGETPAEESVNVRVAALKGPTAMGMVKLMSDYAPVEEALEDKENVVTAGGGNTYEFTLAASADEVSPKLMQGELDIACVPANLASVLYNRTDGGIVTLAVNTLGVLYIVENGNSVQSMGDLAGRTIVASGKGSTPEYALRYLLTENGIDPDTGVTIDWKSEHSECVASLASGAATIAMLPQPFVTVAQTQLPDLRVALDLTEEWDALDNGSALLTGVVVARADFVKEHPAAVSNFLEQYSASVDWVNANTAEAAELIGGYDIVDATVAEKALPYCNIVCVTGTEMMDMLSGYLSVLWEQDAESVGGGMPNDDFYYGA; from the coding sequence ATGAAACAGTGGATGAAGAAGAGTCTGGCGGCCTGCCTGGCCCTGGTTATGTGCCTGACCCTGGCCGCCTGTGGCGGGAAGGAGGGCGAGACGCCCGCGGAGGAGTCCGTCAACGTCCGGGTGGCGGCCCTGAAGGGACCCACCGCCATGGGCATGGTGAAGCTGATGAGCGATTATGCTCCTGTGGAGGAAGCGTTGGAGGATAAGGAGAATGTGGTGACCGCTGGCGGCGGAAACACCTATGAGTTCACCCTGGCCGCCTCCGCCGACGAGGTGTCCCCCAAGCTGATGCAGGGGGAGCTGGACATCGCCTGCGTGCCGGCCAACCTGGCCTCCGTGCTGTATAACCGGACGGACGGCGGCATCGTCACCCTGGCGGTGAATACCCTGGGCGTGCTGTATATTGTGGAGAATGGCAATTCCGTCCAGTCCATGGGGGATCTGGCGGGCCGGACTATCGTGGCCTCCGGCAAGGGCTCCACGCCGGAGTACGCCCTGCGGTATCTGCTGACGGAGAACGGCATCGACCCGGACACCGGCGTCACCATCGACTGGAAGAGCGAGCACAGCGAATGCGTGGCATCCCTGGCATCCGGCGCGGCTACCATCGCCATGCTGCCCCAGCCTTTCGTCACCGTGGCCCAGACCCAGCTGCCGGACCTGCGGGTGGCCCTGGACCTGACAGAGGAGTGGGACGCCCTGGACAACGGCTCCGCCCTGCTCACCGGCGTGGTGGTGGCCCGGGCAGACTTCGTGAAAGAGCACCCGGCGGCGGTCAGCAACTTCCTGGAGCAGTACAGCGCCAGCGTGGACTGGGTGAACGCCAACACCGCCGAGGCGGCGGAGCTCATCGGCGGCTATGACATCGTGGACGCTACTGTGGCGGAGAAGGCCCTGCCTTACTGCAATATCGTGTGCGTCACCGGCACGGAGATGATGGATATGCTGTCCGGCTATCTGAGCGTGCTGTGGGAGCAGGACGCAGAATCCGTGGGCGGCGGTATGCCCAACGACGACTTCTATTACGGCGCGTAA
- a CDS encoding acyl-[acyl-carrier-protein] thioesterase codes for MSDLREVLQENSYLRQKQLIFADCDRYQRARVSTLLSIAAAVAGADYDARGLTYEKLYEMREVFLLSRIALRIHRCPRALQVVDVTTWEDGVKAAHMQRVYEITDREGLLVSIRSDWILVDPQTRRIMRPGTFTAKKLGTCPKAIDAPEPRKILLPREGVEDLGARKVVWSDLDGNGHVYSGNYGDFVWDYLPADLQEKVPREFFINYSKEATLGQELRMVGCRKGGEYLMEGLGPEGVCFSAQCVF; via the coding sequence ATGAGCGATTTGAGGGAAGTCCTTCAGGAGAACAGCTATCTGCGCCAGAAGCAGCTGATCTTCGCGGACTGCGACCGGTACCAGCGGGCCCGGGTGAGCACGCTGTTGAGCATCGCCGCCGCCGTGGCCGGGGCGGACTACGACGCCCGGGGTCTGACCTATGAGAAGCTCTATGAGATGCGGGAGGTGTTCCTGCTCTCCCGCATCGCCCTGCGGATCCATCGCTGCCCCAGGGCGCTGCAGGTGGTGGACGTCACCACCTGGGAGGACGGCGTCAAGGCCGCCCACATGCAGCGGGTGTATGAGATCACGGACAGGGAGGGACTTCTGGTGTCCATCCGCAGCGACTGGATTCTGGTGGACCCGCAGACCCGGCGCATCATGCGGCCCGGCACCTTCACAGCCAAGAAGCTGGGCACCTGCCCCAAGGCCATCGACGCTCCGGAGCCCCGGAAGATCCTGCTGCCCCGGGAGGGGGTTGAGGATCTGGGCGCCCGGAAGGTGGTCTGGTCCGACCTGGACGGTAACGGCCATGTGTACAGCGGCAACTACGGTGACTTCGTCTGGGACTACCTGCCCGCCGACCTGCAGGAAAAGGTGCCCCGGGAGTTCTTCATCAATTACAGCAAGGAAGCCACCCTGGGCCAGGAGCTGCGGATGGTGGGCTGCCGCAAGGGCGGCGAGTATCTGATGGAGGGCCTGGGCCCGGAGGGCGTCTGCTTCTCCGCCCAGTGCGTGTTTTAA
- a CDS encoding DegV family protein: MIKITTDSTCDLPRELLERYNITVTPLGIIKAGKLYQDGVDIRTGDIAAHVDAGGEITTTNAVNVADYEELFRRLMEEYDAVIHLNIGMGFSSCHQNARLAAEEVDGVYVVDSANLTVGHGMLVLAAAEAAEAGKSVTEILAMLEEMIPRVETSFVLDRLDYMKKGGRCSTATALGASLLKLHPCLDVVDGKLPVTKKYRGSIEKVVEEYVRDRLRDRADLDTHRAFLVDTCPDDHLASIAREVLRQDGRFQEIIEAKAGCTIFCHCGPGTLGVIFLRKA, translated from the coding sequence ATGATTAAGATCACCACCGACTCCACCTGCGACCTGCCGCGGGAGCTGCTGGAGCGATACAATATCACCGTGACCCCGCTGGGGATCATCAAGGCGGGGAAGCTGTACCAGGACGGGGTGGACATCCGCACCGGGGACATCGCCGCCCATGTGGACGCCGGCGGCGAGATCACCACCACCAACGCCGTCAATGTGGCGGACTATGAGGAGCTGTTCCGCCGTCTGATGGAGGAGTATGACGCGGTCATCCACCTGAACATCGGCATGGGCTTTTCCAGCTGCCACCAGAACGCCCGCCTGGCGGCGGAGGAGGTGGACGGCGTGTATGTGGTGGACTCCGCCAACCTGACGGTGGGCCATGGGATGCTGGTGCTGGCCGCCGCAGAGGCCGCGGAGGCCGGGAAGTCTGTGACGGAGATCCTGGCGATGCTGGAGGAGATGATTCCCCGGGTGGAGACCAGCTTTGTGCTGGACCGGCTGGATTACATGAAAAAGGGCGGTCGCTGCTCCACCGCCACGGCCCTGGGTGCCAGCCTGCTGAAGCTCCACCCCTGCCTGGACGTAGTGGACGGCAAGCTGCCGGTGACGAAGAAGTACCGGGGCTCCATCGAGAAGGTGGTGGAGGAGTACGTCCGGGACCGGCTGCGGGACCGCGCGGACCTGGACACCCACCGGGCCTTTCTGGTGGACACCTGCCCGGACGACCACCTGGCCTCCATCGCCCGGGAGGTCCTGCGTCAGGACGGGCGGTTCCAGGAGATCATCGAGGCCAAGGCGGGGTGCACCATCTTCTGTCACTGCGGCCCCGGCACCCTGGGCGTGATCTTCCTGCGGAAGGCGTGA
- a CDS encoding TM1266 family iron-only hydrogenase system putative regulator has product METRVAVLAIIVRDTASVPALNELLHQYAPYIIGRMGVPYHARGVNIISVAVDAPADAISALSGKIGRLAGITAKTVYAPEDALQQGK; this is encoded by the coding sequence GTGGAGACCCGTGTGGCCGTGCTGGCGATCATCGTCCGGGACACGGCCTCTGTCCCGGCGCTGAACGAGCTGCTGCACCAGTACGCCCCCTATATCATCGGGCGGATGGGGGTGCCCTACCACGCCCGGGGCGTGAACATCATCAGCGTGGCGGTGGACGCACCGGCGGACGCCATCTCCGCCCTGTCCGGCAAGATCGGCCGGCTGGCGGGGATCACGGCCAAGACCGTTTACGCGCCGGAGGATGCGCTGCAACAAGGAAAGTGA
- a CDS encoding alpha/beta hydrolase: protein MRAEPFSLGGMPALRWGRPSRRGILYLHGQGGSKAEAAFFAAAAADAGWQTVSVDLPGHGDRESEAAALVPWQVVPELRCALAELRGRWDRVGLFGSSLGAWFGLLAYPDAPLAGALFLSPVVDMEALIRKMMGWAGVSEERLAREGRIPTTFGQTLSWEYLRYVRTHPARRWRTPTAILYGARDHLTDRETVEAFAARNGCRLTVEEAGEHWFHTPEQLAVVDRWQRACLADLE from the coding sequence ATGCGGGCGGAGCCGTTTTCCCTGGGCGGGATGCCGGCCCTCCGCTGGGGGCGGCCCAGCCGGCGGGGGATCCTCTACCTCCACGGCCAGGGCGGAAGCAAGGCGGAGGCTGCGTTCTTTGCCGCCGCGGCGGCGGACGCCGGGTGGCAGACCGTCAGCGTGGATCTGCCCGGCCACGGGGACCGGGAGTCAGAGGCCGCGGCTCTGGTCCCCTGGCAGGTGGTGCCGGAGCTGCGGTGCGCCCTGGCGGAGCTGCGGGGCAGATGGGACCGGGTGGGGCTCTTCGGCTCCAGCCTGGGGGCCTGGTTCGGCCTGCTGGCATATCCGGACGCGCCCCTGGCGGGGGCGCTGTTCCTCTCTCCGGTGGTGGACATGGAGGCCCTGATCCGCAAAATGATGGGCTGGGCCGGTGTCAGTGAGGAGCGGCTGGCCCGGGAGGGGCGCATCCCCACAACGTTCGGCCAGACCCTCTCCTGGGAATATCTGCGATACGTCCGGACCCACCCTGCCCGCCGGTGGCGGACGCCCACGGCCATCCTGTACGGCGCCCGGGACCATCTGACGGACCGGGAGACCGTGGAGGCCTTTGCCGCCCGGAATGGCTGCCGCCTGACTGTGGAGGAGGCCGGAGAGCACTGGTTCCACACGCCGGAGCAGCTGGCGGTGGTGGACCGCTGGCAGCGTGCCTGCCTGGCGGACCTGGAATAA
- a CDS encoding ABC transporter permease, giving the protein MKRRTGSVRLWAAAFWLLVWEGASLALAATTGGRMLLLASPVQALGRLLALAGTAAFWQAVAFSSLRILGGFLLACALAAVLAPLAARFQWVRDLLSPLVAVVKAVPVVSFIILALIFFSSENLSLLISALMVFPPVYLNVLEGIGHTDRQLLEMARVFRVPVSRQLRGIYLPAVLPYFRSAVSLGLGLCWKSGAAAEVIGLPAGSIGEALYTAKVYFQTGDLFAWTAVIVTVSVIFERLFLRLVDAAVRKAGS; this is encoded by the coding sequence ATGAAGCGGCGAACAGGCTCTGTCCGGCTGTGGGCGGCGGCCTTCTGGCTGCTGGTGTGGGAGGGGGCCAGTCTGGCCCTGGCGGCTACCACCGGCGGGCGGATGCTGCTGCTGGCCTCTCCGGTGCAGGCGCTGGGGCGGCTGCTGGCCCTGGCGGGCACGGCGGCCTTCTGGCAGGCGGTGGCCTTCTCCTCCCTCCGCATCCTGGGGGGCTTTCTCCTGGCCTGCGCGCTGGCGGCGGTGCTGGCACCGCTGGCGGCCCGTTTCCAGTGGGTCCGGGACCTGTTGAGCCCCCTGGTGGCGGTGGTGAAAGCGGTGCCGGTGGTGTCCTTCATCATCCTGGCGCTGATCTTCTTCTCGTCGGAGAACCTGTCTTTGCTGATCTCCGCCCTGATGGTGTTCCCGCCGGTGTATCTGAACGTGCTGGAGGGCATCGGGCACACGGACCGGCAGCTGCTGGAGATGGCCCGGGTGTTCCGGGTGCCGGTCTCCCGGCAGCTGCGGGGCATCTACCTGCCGGCGGTGCTGCCCTATTTCCGCTCCGCCGTGTCATTGGGGCTGGGCCTGTGCTGGAAGTCCGGCGCGGCGGCGGAGGTCATCGGCCTGCCTGCCGGGTCTATCGGCGAGGCGCTGTACACCGCCAAGGTGTACTTCCAGACCGGAGACCTCTTCGCCTGGACGGCGGTGATCGTGACGGTATCGGTGATATTCGAGCGGCTGTTCCTCCGCCTGGTGGACGCCGCAGTGAGAAAGGCGGGCAGCTGA